One stretch of Garciella nitratireducens DSM 15102 DNA includes these proteins:
- a CDS encoding uracil-xanthine permease family protein: MTTNKFQNNLMNENLSKKRKKDGANKVTGYLPDEKPEFIELILFALQQIIVMFPATVLVALITGFHVSTTVFASGLATLGFILITRKKIPLYYGSSFSYIATIASIMSTDTFSGYSLNDKISIAQFGIVMSGFVSIFAGIIIQKSGEKLIDKVLPPTITGSIAIIIGLSLAGNAMGNAAAIPPTVSKASQQIATNYAWLIAIITLFSTILYSVYLKGKLSQLPILFGLLTGYFAALVIGLISGISFLNFHTIQSSSILNLPIFTFPKPSWEAMMAIMPIAIATIPESTAHVYQLDTYVNDLAKKKGINNRYDIAGNLGLNLVGDGIGDMISGMIGGPAGTNYGENLSTMAISKNFSVPVLIAASILTMIIACFTPLINLIYSIPTAVIGGLSIYLYGVIAAQGITIMLDKKVDLFSSKNLAVIAVILIIGLGGTYSFEGGMIPMFGVELPSLATAAVVGILLNLMLSFREDK; encoded by the coding sequence ATGACTACTAATAAATTTCAAAACAACTTAATGAATGAAAATTTATCTAAAAAACGAAAAAAAGATGGTGCTAATAAAGTGACAGGTTATTTACCAGATGAAAAACCTGAATTCATTGAACTTATTTTATTTGCATTACAACAAATCATCGTCATGTTTCCGGCTACTGTTTTAGTGGCATTAATCACAGGATTTCATGTTTCCACTACCGTCTTTGCTAGCGGATTAGCGACGCTAGGATTTATTCTTATTACAAGAAAAAAAATTCCTCTGTACTATGGCTCTAGTTTTTCCTATATAGCAACTATCGCGTCTATTATGAGTACCGATACCTTTTCTGGTTATTCTTTGAATGATAAAATCTCCATTGCTCAGTTTGGTATTGTGATGTCAGGATTTGTTTCTATCTTTGCAGGAATCATCATACAAAAAAGTGGGGAAAAACTAATTGATAAAGTACTTCCTCCAACAATTACAGGAAGCATTGCCATTATTATTGGTTTATCCTTAGCAGGAAATGCAATGGGAAATGCAGCTGCTATTCCACCTACTGTTTCTAAAGCAAGTCAACAAATTGCAACAAACTATGCATGGTTAATCGCTATTATAACCTTGTTCTCTACCATATTATATTCAGTTTATCTAAAAGGAAAACTAAGCCAGCTTCCTATCCTATTCGGTCTTTTAACAGGATACTTTGCTGCTTTAGTAATTGGATTAATTAGCGGAATTTCTTTTTTAAATTTTCATACCATACAATCTAGTAGCATTTTAAATTTACCTATATTTACCTTTCCTAAACCATCTTGGGAAGCTATGATGGCTATTATGCCTATCGCTATTGCAACCATTCCTGAATCCACTGCTCACGTATATCAACTAGATACCTATGTAAATGATCTAGCCAAAAAGAAGGGCATAAATAATCGATATGATATCGCTGGAAATTTAGGTTTAAATTTAGTGGGTGATGGTATTGGAGATATGATATCTGGTATGATTGGAGGGCCTGCTGGAACAAACTATGGAGAAAATTTAAGTACAATGGCAATTTCCAAAAACTTCTCTGTTCCTGTGCTTATAGCAGCGTCTATCCTTACCATGATTATTGCCTGTTTTACTCCGCTCATTAATCTTATTTATTCTATTCCTACTGCTGTTATTGGTGGGCTTTCTATCTATCTTTATGGAGTCATCGCTGCACAAGGAATTACCATCATGTTAGATAAAAAAGTAGACCTATTTAGTTCTAAAAATCTTGCTGTTATTGCAGTCATCTTAATTATTGGATTAGGAGGTACCTATAGCTTTGAAGGGGGAATGATTCCTATGTTTGGAGTGGAACTTCCCTCACTAGCAACTGCAGCTGTTGTAGGAATTCTTTTAAATCTAATGCTTTCCTTTAGAGAGGATAAATAA
- a CDS encoding YeeE/YedE family protein produces the protein MEEKKLELKTKVNYSEVILGFIGIIVAIILAKIFLKTDILFFKFLVGIGFGYALSRAYTGFAGSVNRAYNTGSTKLMRAMMFMFFISALLTTAFLLKGNPVDYDLWINPINLGLILGAILFGFGMSFSSCCATGVLTDLVTGLPRAFVTLVFFSIGVFIAFPIQNTASWVTNSWFSTAVGKQLSGGVYLPDLFKGDGLEGYLGALLLTGVFCSIAIIIGYAYEKYRKENGTYLGHPMEKTQEELEEIDIRRFKLFSTETYYHFFVKPWTLKQGAVILSILFTLLMGVTKAGWGASTPYGIWFGKFLMIFGVSPESITSFTKMSADAFTTPFFEHAASVQNFGIIIGTIFYLLSAGKLKEVFTSELHITKKEIFLFGLGGITMGIGTRLSNGCNVGALYTPIANFSLSGWIFFIFMVLGGILGNTVAKKLN, from the coding sequence ATGGAAGAGAAAAAACTAGAATTAAAAACAAAAGTAAATTATTCAGAAGTTATTCTAGGTTTTATAGGAATTATTGTTGCGATTATTTTAGCAAAAATATTTTTAAAAACGGATATTTTATTTTTTAAATTTCTAGTGGGAATTGGATTTGGTTATGCTTTAAGCAGAGCTTATACAGGGTTTGCAGGGAGTGTAAATCGAGCTTATAATACTGGATCTACTAAATTGATGAGAGCAATGATGTTTATGTTTTTTATTTCGGCATTATTAACTACTGCTTTTTTATTAAAAGGAAATCCTGTAGATTATGATCTTTGGATTAATCCTATTAACTTAGGGCTTATCTTGGGAGCAATTTTGTTTGGATTTGGAATGTCTTTTTCTTCTTGTTGTGCTACTGGAGTACTTACTGATTTAGTGACAGGTCTTCCTAGAGCTTTTGTTACATTGGTTTTTTTCAGCATAGGGGTATTTATTGCATTTCCTATACAAAATACAGCATCATGGGTAACAAATTCTTGGTTTTCTACAGCAGTAGGAAAGCAACTATCTGGAGGAGTTTATTTACCAGATCTTTTTAAAGGAGATGGGCTAGAAGGTTATTTAGGAGCTCTTTTATTAACAGGAGTGTTTTGTAGTATTGCAATTATTATAGGTTATGCTTATGAGAAATATCGTAAGGAAAATGGTACTTATTTAGGACATCCAATGGAAAAAACACAAGAAGAATTAGAAGAAATAGATATAAGAAGGTTTAAACTTTTTAGTACAGAAACTTATTATCACTTTTTTGTTAAACCCTGGACATTAAAACAAGGAGCTGTTATTTTAAGTATTTTATTTACTTTATTAATGGGAGTTACCAAAGCTGGATGGGGAGCTTCTACTCCTTATGGTATTTGGTTTGGAAAGTTTTTGATGATTTTTGGAGTATCTCCTGAATCGATTACTTCTTTTACTAAAATGTCAGCAGATGCTTTTACCACTCCTTTTTTTGAACATGCAGCTTCTGTACAAAATTTTGGAATTATTATTGGAACAATCTTTTATCTATTATCTGCTGGTAAATTGAAAGAAGTCTTTACTTCAGAGTTGCACATAACTAAGAAAGAAATATTCCTCTTTGGATTAGGAGGGATTACTATGGGAATAGGTACTCGATTATCGAATGGATGTAATGTAGGAGCATTATATACTCCTATTGCGAATTTTTCCCTTTCGGGATGGATATTTTTCATTTTTATGGTTTTAGGAGGCATCCTAGGGAATACGGTAGCTAAAAAATTAAATTAA
- a CDS encoding FAD-dependent oxidoreductase, with protein sequence MGRRILIVGGVAGGASVAARARRLDEFAEIIMFEKGPHVSFSNCCLPNHLSGMIENSEKLVLMNPTQFKKQYNIEARVNSEVIKIHREEKTIEVKDLKTGEKYKETYDVLVLSPGASPIVPPIEGVDLPHVFTIRNVVDIDRLNRYIQSGKVKDIAVIGGGFIGVEVAENLKLSDAGFNVTLVEALDQIMSPFDYDMAQILHKEMMDHGVDLILGDGVAKVKEDHIELVSGKKVQAQAVVMAIGVRPETKLAEESGLAIGETGGILVDHNYQTSDRNIYAVGDAIEVYHKLTHSKTRLALAGPAQRQARAAADHMYRIPHRNTGVIGSSCVKIFDINAASTGLNEKTAKKAGIQYDFIYIIPGDKVGLMPGNSPLHLKLLFEVPTGKIIGAQAIGKGDAVKRIDVIATMIMMDGTLEDLKELELCYAPAFSTAKDPVNHAALVALNILNGVYKQVPVSKVRELVEKNAFIVDVRERAEYEAGHLRNAINIPLSELRERVDEIPKDIPVYLHCRSSQRSYNALMALQHMGFENIYNISGSYLGICCYEYFNDQVTDREKIVTEYNFN encoded by the coding sequence ATGGGAAGAAGAATTTTGATTGTTGGAGGAGTAGCAGGAGGTGCTTCTGTTGCTGCAAGAGCACGAAGATTAGATGAATTTGCAGAGATTATTATGTTTGAAAAAGGACCTCATGTTTCGTTTTCTAATTGTTGTTTGCCGAATCATTTAAGTGGTATGATAGAAAATAGTGAAAAACTTGTTTTGATGAATCCAACACAATTTAAAAAACAATACAATATTGAAGCGAGAGTAAATAGTGAAGTAATTAAGATTCATAGAGAAGAAAAAACCATTGAGGTGAAAGATTTAAAGACAGGGGAAAAATATAAAGAAACTTATGATGTTTTAGTGTTATCACCAGGAGCATCTCCTATTGTTCCTCCGATAGAAGGTGTAGATCTTCCCCATGTGTTTACTATACGAAATGTAGTAGATATTGATCGATTGAATCGATATATTCAAAGTGGGAAAGTAAAAGATATTGCAGTTATAGGCGGAGGTTTTATTGGAGTAGAAGTAGCAGAAAATTTAAAATTGTCTGATGCAGGATTTAATGTAACTTTAGTAGAAGCACTAGATCAAATTATGTCTCCTTTTGATTATGATATGGCACAAATTCTTCATAAAGAAATGATGGATCATGGAGTAGATTTAATTTTGGGAGATGGAGTTGCAAAAGTAAAAGAAGATCATATTGAACTGGTTTCTGGTAAAAAAGTACAAGCACAAGCAGTAGTGATGGCTATTGGAGTAAGACCAGAGACTAAATTGGCAGAGGAATCAGGATTGGCGATTGGTGAAACGGGTGGAATTTTAGTAGACCATAATTATCAAACAAGTGATAGAAATATCTATGCAGTAGGAGATGCAATAGAAGTATACCATAAGCTTACTCATTCTAAAACAAGGCTTGCTTTAGCAGGACCAGCTCAAAGACAAGCAAGGGCAGCAGCAGATCATATGTATAGAATTCCTCATAGAAATACAGGAGTGATTGGTTCTTCTTGTGTGAAGATATTTGATATCAATGCAGCTTCTACTGGTTTAAATGAAAAAACTGCTAAAAAAGCTGGAATTCAGTATGATTTTATTTACATTATTCCAGGAGATAAAGTAGGGCTTATGCCAGGAAATAGTCCTCTTCATTTAAAATTACTTTTCGAGGTACCTACAGGAAAAATTATAGGAGCTCAAGCAATCGGAAAGGGAGATGCTGTAAAAAGAATTGATGTAATTGCAACTATGATTATGATGGATGGCACTTTAGAAGATTTAAAAGAATTAGAGTTATGCTATGCTCCAGCCTTTAGTACAGCAAAAGATCCAGTTAATCATGCTGCTTTAGTAGCTTTAAATATTTTAAATGGAGTTTATAAGCAAGTACCGGTATCCAAAGTAAGAGAATTGGTAGAAAAGAATGCTTTTATTGTAGATGTAAGAGAACGGGCGGAATATGAGGCAGGACATTTACGTAATGCAATAAATATTCCTTTAAGTGAATTAAGAGAAAGAGTAGATGAAATTCCTAAAGATATACCGGTATATTTACATTGTCGATCTTCTCAAAGAAGTTATAATGCACTTATGGCTTTACAACATATGGGATTTGAAAATATATATAATATTTCTGGATCTTATTTAGGAATTTGTTGCTATGAATATTTTAATGATCAAGTGACTGATAGAGAGAAGATTGTTACTGAATATAATTTTAATTAA
- a CDS encoding ABC transporter permease → MKKIRKKRKIEKKLTLGTWMVIFVGWYLSTHFHIVSSVLVPSPFQVWNTFLEILTKGYNGISLIEHFGVSFRRLWIASFLAMITAIPLGLFSGYFDKAKAIIDSVVQFYRPLPPLAYYTLLILWFGIEDTSKIILLFLAAFAPIYIACVSAVTKMNQDYIFSAQSLGASQRKIFFYIVLPACLPEIFTGIRTAIGVAYTTLVAAEMVAATSGIGWMVIDASKYLKSDVIFVGIIFMGITGILIDKALIFLEKKFVYWKGHV, encoded by the coding sequence ATGAAAAAGATAAGAAAAAAAAGAAAGATAGAAAAAAAACTTACTTTAGGAACTTGGATGGTTATTTTTGTAGGTTGGTATCTTAGTACTCATTTTCATATAGTTTCCTCTGTGTTAGTTCCTTCTCCTTTTCAAGTATGGAATACTTTCTTAGAAATATTAACAAAAGGTTATAATGGGATTTCATTGATAGAACATTTTGGAGTTAGTTTTAGAAGATTATGGATTGCTTCGTTTTTAGCCATGATAACAGCAATTCCTTTGGGACTTTTTAGTGGTTATTTTGATAAAGCAAAAGCAATAATAGATTCTGTAGTTCAATTTTATCGTCCTTTACCGCCTCTTGCTTATTATACTTTACTTATATTATGGTTTGGAATTGAGGATACATCAAAAATTATTTTGTTATTTTTAGCTGCTTTTGCTCCTATTTATATTGCATGTGTATCCGCTGTAACTAAGATGAATCAAGATTATATATTTAGTGCACAATCTTTAGGAGCAAGTCAAAGAAAAATTTTCTTTTATATTGTGTTACCGGCTTGTTTACCAGAGATTTTTACCGGGATTAGAACTGCAATTGGGGTTGCTTATACAACTTTAGTTGCAGCAGAGATGGTAGCTGCTACTTCAGGAATCGGATGGATGGTTATTGATGCTTCTAAATATTTAAAAAGTGATGTGATATTTGTTGGAATTATTTTCATGGGGATTACAGGAATATTGATTGACAAAGCTTTAATTTTTTTAGAAAAAAAATTTGTATATTGGAAAGGACATGTGTAA
- a CDS encoding ABC transporter substrate-binding protein produces the protein MKKFEKLMVIILLIGVILFLSIGCNVTSNEKRREKNQESSLPKQINIGILRVPNDETIAISQKIFNKYFTDKGIQCNFIVFDSGVDANKAFASGSIDFATMGDTNAIVALSRGLDVEMIWIHEVLGDIEALAVKEGSNIHKIEDLVGKKIATPFSSTSHYSLLNALKTAGIEDKVELLDMETTDIVAAWKRGDIQAAYTWQPSLGELLKDGKVLISSRDLAKQGYITANVGLVRKQFAQQYPDLVASFIVCLAEGGNIYRENPQKGATIAAQELEISPKEALEQMKGSLWLTPEEQLSKKYFGTEDSTGGFARTMKDTADFLEKQGAIQNSPTQEEFNHFLNSSYIQEAIQILKASK, from the coding sequence ATGAAAAAGTTTGAAAAATTAATGGTCATTATACTTTTGATTGGAGTTATATTATTTTTATCTATAGGTTGTAATGTTACTTCTAATGAAAAAAGAAGAGAAAAAAACCAGGAATCATCTCTTCCGAAACAAATAAATATTGGAATTTTAAGAGTACCTAATGATGAAACTATAGCAATTTCCCAAAAGATATTTAATAAATATTTTACAGACAAAGGAATTCAATGTAATTTTATTGTTTTTGATTCAGGAGTGGATGCAAATAAAGCTTTCGCTTCAGGGAGTATTGATTTTGCAACAATGGGGGATACCAATGCAATTGTAGCCTTATCTAGAGGACTTGATGTGGAAATGATATGGATTCATGAGGTCCTTGGAGATATTGAAGCATTAGCTGTAAAAGAAGGTTCTAATATTCATAAAATAGAAGATCTTGTAGGGAAAAAGATTGCAACTCCATTTTCTTCTACTTCTCATTATAGTTTATTAAATGCATTAAAAACTGCAGGGATAGAAGATAAAGTAGAGCTTTTGGATATGGAAACAACAGATATTGTAGCAGCATGGAAAAGAGGAGATATTCAAGCAGCTTATACTTGGCAACCTTCGCTTGGAGAATTATTAAAGGATGGAAAAGTATTAATTTCAAGTAGAGATTTAGCAAAGCAAGGTTATATTACAGCAAATGTGGGATTGGTGAGAAAACAATTTGCACAACAATATCCTGATTTGGTAGCTTCTTTTATTGTTTGTTTAGCAGAAGGAGGAAATATTTATAGAGAAAATCCACAAAAGGGTGCTACTATTGCAGCTCAAGAATTAGAGATCTCTCCAAAAGAAGCTTTGGAACAGATGAAAGGATCTTTATGGCTTACACCTGAAGAACAATTAAGTAAGAAATATTTTGGAACAGAAGATTCTACTGGTGGTTTTGCCAGGACGATGAAAGATACAGCAGATTTTTTAGAAAAGCAAGGAGCTATTCAAAATTCACCTACTCAAGAAGAGTTTAATCATTTTTTGAATTCAAGTTATATACAAGAGGCTATTCAAATTTTAAAAGCATCTAAATAA
- a CDS encoding ABC transporter ATP-binding protein, translating to MKKSQKKEILIEVKNVGLTYETNTKPIKAIENISFQMGKGEFLCLLGPSGCGKSTLLKIIAGYLKPTIGSCLMQGQPIQGPDWNRGVVFQSPTLYPWMSVRKNVEFGPKMKGFSKDKIEKLSQYFLEQVELSGYADKATFELSGGMKQRVALARALANQPKIILMDEPFGALDAFTRVNMQALIRKIWKENHSTMFMITHDIDEALSLGTRVMVMSKSPGKIEKEFHLDFTYTAMKNKYGSVEMGEEYRKVKEEILEFIKGY from the coding sequence ATGAAAAAGAGTCAAAAGAAAGAAATTCTTATAGAGGTTAAAAATGTAGGATTAACTTATGAAACAAATACCAAACCTATTAAGGCGATAGAAAATATTTCCTTTCAGATGGGAAAAGGAGAATTTTTATGCCTTTTAGGGCCATCAGGATGTGGAAAAAGTACTTTATTAAAAATTATTGCAGGATATTTGAAACCCACTATAGGATCTTGTCTTATGCAAGGTCAGCCTATTCAAGGACCTGATTGGAATAGAGGAGTGGTTTTTCAATCTCCTACTTTGTACCCTTGGATGAGTGTAAGAAAAAATGTAGAGTTTGGGCCCAAAATGAAGGGGTTTTCAAAAGATAAAATAGAAAAGCTTTCGCAATATTTCTTAGAGCAAGTAGAGCTAAGTGGTTATGCTGATAAGGCAACCTTTGAGCTTTCAGGGGGAATGAAGCAAAGGGTAGCACTAGCAAGAGCTTTAGCAAACCAACCAAAAATTATTTTAATGGATGAACCCTTTGGCGCGTTAGATGCTTTTACAAGGGTTAATATGCAGGCATTAATTCGAAAAATTTGGAAAGAAAATCATAGTACAATGTTTATGATTACTCATGATATAGATGAAGCTCTATCGTTAGGGACAAGAGTTATGGTAATGTCAAAAAGCCCTGGTAAAATAGAAAAAGAATTTCATCTAGATTTTACTTATACTGCTATGAAAAATAAATATGGTTCTGTTGAGATGGGAGAGGAGTATAGAAAAGTGAAAGAAGAAATCTTAGAATTTATTAAAGGATATTAA
- a CDS encoding LysR family transcriptional regulator, with translation MNIEYLKYFYQVATMGSISKVAKEAHISQSALSQQIFKLEEILGCQLLERSNKGVELTSKGKIVLKYVENILKTYDTMLEHLYSDNESTRIIKIEACWPIATYSLPCVMYKMKNKFPKHNYQLNPNESDRIEENILNDICDLGVIYKQPKNPELCHYIIGKDQIVLVAPFKYQIPQEIELKDLIKYSFILLNDKNYVIDPIKSEIKKIGLRMEDFKILYHSDSVESVKSSILNQFGLGFLPYTSIKKELYHRQLKIVDIKGFSVECDMHLIYHKEIKKNPSLNEFIQYFKKIAQRSLC, from the coding sequence ATGAATATTGAATACTTAAAATATTTTTATCAAGTAGCAACCATGGGAAGTATTTCAAAAGTAGCTAAGGAAGCACATATCTCTCAATCAGCATTGAGTCAGCAAATTTTTAAACTAGAAGAGATTTTAGGGTGTCAATTATTAGAAAGAAGTAATAAAGGAGTAGAATTGACTTCAAAAGGTAAAATCGTTTTAAAATATGTGGAAAATATCTTAAAGACTTATGATACAATGCTTGAGCATTTGTATTCAGATAATGAAAGTACTCGAATTATAAAAATTGAAGCGTGTTGGCCAATTGCTACTTATTCTTTGCCCTGTGTTATGTATAAGATGAAGAATAAATTTCCGAAGCATAATTATCAATTGAATCCAAATGAATCTGATAGGATAGAGGAAAATATATTAAATGATATTTGTGATCTTGGGGTGATCTATAAGCAACCTAAAAATCCAGAATTATGTCATTATATTATAGGGAAAGATCAAATAGTATTGGTGGCCCCATTCAAATATCAGATTCCACAAGAAATTGAACTTAAGGATTTAATAAAATATTCTTTTATCTTATTAAATGATAAGAATTATGTAATAGATCCCATTAAATCTGAGATCAAGAAGATCGGATTAAGAATGGAAGATTTTAAAATTTTATACCATAGTGATTCTGTAGAATCTGTAAAATCTTCTATCCTTAACCAATTTGGATTGGGATTTTTACCGTATACTTCTATTAAAAAAGAATTATATCATAGACAATTAAAGATCGTTGATATTAAAGGATTTTCAGTAGAATGTGATATGCATTTAATCTACCATAAAGAAATAAAAAAGAATCCTTCTTTAAATGAATTTATTCAATATTTTAAAAAAATAGCACAAAGGAGTTTATGTTAA
- a CDS encoding sulfurtransferase TusA family protein codes for MKTIDCLGDMCPIPILKAQKALKLSPSGTTIKVVTDHSCTLESMLNHFKKYEITSTEVINGVWEIFITKS; via the coding sequence ATGAAAACAATAGACTGCCTAGGGGACATGTGCCCTATTCCTATTCTAAAAGCACAAAAAGCATTAAAATTAAGTCCCTCAGGCACTACCATAAAAGTGGTAACAGACCACAGTTGCACTTTAGAGTCTATGTTAAATCATTTTAAGAAATATGAAATCACTTCAACAGAAGTAATCAACGGTGTTTGGGAAATTTTTATCACCAAATCTTAA
- a CDS encoding ABC transporter ATP-binding protein, with translation MTLMEFQNVFYKEKNQIILKDISIKIQRQDYISIVGPSGSGKSTFLKLCCHLISPTQGRILYKNKSLMQYDPIELRKKVSYCFQTPYLFEDNVMNNLAFPYFIRNKKVDFDRIKKLFDLFHLDQKCLQKEIHKLSGGEKQRIALIRTLLFDPDILLLDEVTSALDIENTLIVERVINYFHQKGTTILWITHNYEQSKRNANKVLTIEAGKIKSLEVIR, from the coding sequence TTGACATTAATGGAATTTCAAAATGTATTTTACAAAGAAAAGAATCAAATTATTTTAAAAGATATTTCTATAAAAATTCAAAGGCAAGACTATATTTCTATTGTAGGTCCATCCGGAAGTGGAAAAAGTACTTTTTTAAAATTATGCTGTCATTTGATCAGTCCTACTCAAGGAAGAATTTTATATAAAAATAAATCGTTGATGCAGTATGATCCGATAGAACTTAGAAAAAAGGTAAGCTATTGTTTTCAAACTCCTTATCTCTTTGAAGATAATGTGATGAATAATCTTGCTTTTCCGTATTTTATTAGGAATAAAAAGGTGGATTTTGATCGGATAAAAAAGCTTTTTGATCTTTTTCATCTTGATCAAAAGTGTTTACAAAAGGAAATTCACAAACTTTCTGGAGGAGAAAAACAGAGGATTGCATTGATTCGCACATTATTATTTGATCCAGACATTTTACTTTTGGATGAAGTGACTTCTGCATTGGATATAGAGAATACTTTGATTGTTGAAAGAGTAATAAATTATTTTCATCAAAAAGGGACAACCATTCTTTGGATTACTCATAATTATGAACAAAGTAAAAGAAATGCGAATAAAGTTTTAACGATAGAGGCCGGAAAAATAAAATCTTTGGAGGTGATAAGATGA
- a CDS encoding ABC transporter permease has translation MNSANGINFFSLFISSSLVLIALFFSYSQKLKLEKEILIGVFRAILQLILVGYLLNYIFGLKSPVFTTFLLLFMTFNASYNAAKRGKGIKNGFFISFLSISTGALITLFILVFSGAIQYEPYQIIPVGGMIISNAMVALGLCYRQLLTDFKNKREEVETKLSLGADIRTSSMEIIRDCIKVGMLPMIDSAKTLGIVSLPGMMTGLILAGTSPIEAVKYQIMVTFMMISTTSISSFIACYLAYKGFFNERKQLI, from the coding sequence ATGAATTCAGCAAATGGAATAAACTTTTTTTCCCTTTTTATTTCTTCTTCTTTAGTATTGATAGCACTATTTTTTTCCTATTCTCAAAAATTAAAATTGGAGAAGGAAATTTTAATAGGAGTTTTCCGGGCAATTTTACAATTGATTCTTGTAGGATATTTACTAAATTATATCTTTGGATTAAAAAGCCCTGTTTTTACTACTTTTTTACTTTTGTTCATGACTTTTAATGCTTCTTATAATGCTGCCAAAAGAGGAAAAGGAATCAAGAATGGATTTTTTATATCCTTTTTGTCTATTTCTACTGGGGCTTTGATTACTCTTTTTATTTTGGTGTTTTCTGGCGCGATTCAATATGAACCCTATCAAATCATTCCTGTAGGGGGAATGATTATAAGCAATGCTATGGTAGCATTGGGTTTATGTTATAGGCAATTACTTACTGATTTTAAAAATAAGAGAGAAGAAGTGGAAACAAAGCTTTCTTTAGGAGCGGATATCCGAACTTCTTCTATGGAAATTATTAGAGATTGTATAAAAGTGGGAATGCTTCCTATGATTGATTCTGCGAAGACATTAGGAATTGTATCTTTGCCAGGAATGATGACAGGCCTCATCCTTGCTGGCACTTCTCCTATAGAGGCAGTCAAATATCAAATTATGGTAACTTTTATGATGATTTCTACCACTTCGATATCTTCTTTTATTGCTTGTTATTTAGCTTATAAAGGATTTTTTAATGAAAGAAAACAATTGATTTAA
- a CDS encoding DeoR/GlpR family DNA-binding transcription regulator: MLKDERLKKILEMVQKENIVSISDMSKILGVTEMTIRRDLKILEEKGLIIRIHGGAKKKQEVSFVELSSNEKRVLHVEEKKYVAKLAGKLVQENDIIYIGPGTTNELVYDYITVSYAKVITNSMSVFLKFKDDSRFELILIGGKFRSRTDTFVGNFTNELLKKIRVKKAFIGVNGISNDHIMTANEEEALCQRIIMDNANEVYILCDSSKIGKQDFYSFYDLKDVTAVITDDKIDDTIKKEYENKVKIINE; the protein is encoded by the coding sequence TTGCTTAAAGATGAAAGGTTAAAGAAGATTTTAGAAATGGTTCAGAAAGAAAATATAGTAAGCATATCTGATATGTCAAAGATATTGGGTGTAACGGAAATGACCATTCGAAGAGATTTAAAAATTTTAGAAGAAAAGGGATTGATTATTCGTATACATGGAGGGGCAAAGAAGAAACAAGAAGTCTCATTTGTGGAGTTATCTAGTAATGAAAAGAGAGTACTTCATGTTGAAGAGAAAAAATATGTAGCGAAACTGGCTGGGAAATTAGTTCAAGAAAACGATATAATTTATATTGGTCCAGGTACTACAAATGAATTAGTTTATGATTATATAACCGTTTCTTATGCAAAGGTAATTACAAATTCTATGTCGGTATTTTTAAAGTTTAAAGATGATAGCCGTTTTGAACTGATCCTTATAGGAGGAAAATTTAGATCTCGCACAGACACATTTGTTGGAAATTTTACCAATGAATTATTGAAAAAAATACGTGTTAAAAAAGCTTTTATAGGAGTAAACGGGATTTCTAATGATCATATAATGACTGCTAATGAGGAAGAGGCATTATGCCAGAGAATTATAATGGACAATGCAAATGAAGTGTATATATTATGTGATAGTAGTAAAATTGGGAAACAAGATTTTTATAGTTTTTATGATCTTAAAGATGTTACGGCAGTAATAACGGATGATAAAATAGATGATACTATAAAAAAAGAATATGAAAACAAAGTTAAGATAATTAATGAATGA